DNA from Desulfobaccales bacterium:
CGGAGCTGGTCGGCTGCCGACACCGGCAAGACCATCAGCAGGCAGAGGCCCATCACCAACAAGGCAGCTTTTCTCATGTACCCTCCTTTCAGTTTTTATGTCGAAATTCATTTTACGAAATCCGACAATCAAGACAATGACTATGTTAACCATTTCTTATACGATTGAACCCCCGAGGCCGTGACCGGCGGTGGGTCTCCCCACGGAAAGGTGTGAAGCCATGCAACCCATCACCATCATCTGGCAGCGTCTGGTGGACGAGCGGGGCGAGACCTGCGCCCGCTGCGGCGCCACTGAGCAGGAGCTCATCAAGGCCCTGCGCTTCCTCACCAAGGCCTTCGGCCCGGTGGGCCTCAGCTTCACTTTGGAAAGCCAGGCCCTCAGCCCGGCGGAGTTCGCCCAGGACCCCCTGCGCTCCAACCGCATCCTCATTGACGGCCGGGAGCTGGGGGAGTGGCTGGAAGCCAAGGAGGGTCAGAGTCCCTGTTGCGGCCCCTGCGGCGATGCCCAGTGCCGCACCCTCACGGTGGACAACCGGGTCTATGAGACCATCCCGGCGGAGCTCATCATCCAGGCGGGCCTGAAGGCGGCCTATGCCCGGGCCACCCAGGCCGGCGGCTGCTGCTGAGCTGTTCTGGAGTCCAGTCCTTTCCCATGGGTGACGAACAGTACATGAAGCTGGCCCTGCGGCTGGCGGCCCGGGGCGCCGGCTGGGTCTCCCCCAACCCCATGGTGGGTGCGGTGGTGGTGCGGCAGGGGGAGATCGTAGGCCGGGGCTGGCACCGGCAGTACGGCGGGCCCCACGCCGAGGTGGAGGCCCTCAAGGCCGCTGGCGAGCGGGCCCGGGGGGCCACCCTGTATGTGAGCCTGGAGCCCTGCAACCATGAGGGGCTCACCCCGCCCTGCACTCAGGCAGTCCTGGCCGCTGGCATCTCCCGGGTGGTCATCGCCATGGCCGATCCCAATCCCCGGGTCACCGGCGGCGGCGCCGCTTTTCTCACCGCGCAGGGCGTGGCCGTCACCCTGGGAGTCCTGGAGGAGGAGGCCCGGCGGCTCAACGAAGCCTGGATCAAGTGGGTGACCACCGGGGTCCCCTTTGTCATCGCCAAGGCGGCCTGCTCTTTGGATGGCCGCATCGCCACGGTGACCGGGGAGTCCCAGTGGCTCACCGGGGTCCTGGCCCGCACCTTCGGCCACCGCCTGCGCCACGAGTGCGATGCCGTGCTGGTGGGGGTGGGCACGGTGCTGGCCGACGACCCGCAGCTCACCGTGCGCCTGGGCGGCGGCAGGCTCAAGGGAGGGGTTCAGGGGGCACGGACCCCTGCCCCTGCCCCCACACCCTCTTCTCCCACCCCTGAGGGTC
Protein-coding regions in this window:
- a CDS encoding DUF2703 domain-containing protein, with the protein product MQPITIIWQRLVDERGETCARCGATEQELIKALRFLTKAFGPVGLSFTLESQALSPAEFAQDPLRSNRILIDGRELGEWLEAKEGQSPCCGPCGDAQCRTLTVDNRVYETIPAELIIQAGLKAAYARATQAGGCC
- the ribD gene encoding bifunctional diaminohydroxyphosphoribosylaminopyrimidine deaminase/5-amino-6-(5-phosphoribosylamino)uracil reductase RibD translates to MGDEQYMKLALRLAARGAGWVSPNPMVGAVVVRQGEIVGRGWHRQYGGPHAEVEALKAAGERARGATLYVSLEPCNHEGLTPPCTQAVLAAGISRVVIAMADPNPRVTGGGAAFLTAQGVAVTLGVLEEEARRLNEAWIKWVTTGVPFVIAKAACSLDGRIATVTGESQWLTGVLARTFGHRLRHECDAVLVGVGTVLADDPQLTVRLGGGRLKGGVQGARTPAPAPTPSSPTPEGLEVACILPTSASSPGLPRGTGSRQTPSRPPAKDPLRIVLDSTLRMPLSARLLHLDSPAPTLIATTPQAPTERVEALRQAGAEVLILSEDRGRVALQPLLERLGKRKVTSVLVEGGAETLGSFFDARLVDRFYFFYAPKILGGKEGYPMIAGEGVRHLAEAHLARDLTVRRLGPDILITGRLR